Proteins from a single region of Aerococcus viridans:
- the budA gene encoding acetolactate decarboxylase, with product MTKLFQHQTLGDLMAGFFDGSMTIEALLKEGNYGIGTMDHLDGELIVIDGKAYQAKENGELVVLKGDETVPYAAVTDFMPDQTFTINELFTLDEWHQFLKGKLKSLSTFSVIRIEGSFDFMHTRVIPRVEEPFPRFIEASRKQPEFKQENVKGTCIGIYGPYLFEGVVKQGFHCHFISEDKNFGGHIIDYRINHADVSVQTVTDFHQHFATDNTAFMNATVNYDNLITEINESE from the coding sequence ATGACGAAACTATTTCAACATCAAACATTGGGCGACTTGATGGCGGGCTTTTTCGATGGGTCGATGACTATAGAAGCCTTATTAAAAGAGGGCAACTATGGGATTGGCACCATGGACCATTTAGATGGGGAATTGATCGTGATTGACGGTAAGGCATACCAAGCCAAGGAAAACGGCGAATTAGTTGTTTTAAAAGGGGACGAAACCGTGCCGTATGCCGCCGTGACTGACTTTATGCCTGACCAAACCTTCACCATAAACGAATTATTTACCCTAGACGAATGGCATCAGTTCTTAAAAGGGAAATTGAAATCCTTATCGACATTTTCAGTCATCCGCATCGAAGGGTCTTTTGATTTCATGCATACCCGGGTTATCCCGCGCGTTGAAGAACCTTTCCCGCGCTTTATCGAAGCCAGTCGTAAGCAACCCGAATTCAAGCAAGAAAACGTCAAGGGCACTTGCATCGGGATTTACGGTCCTTACCTATTTGAAGGTGTAGTTAAACAAGGTTTTCATTGCCATTTTATCAGCGAAGACAAGAACTTTGGTGGCCACATCATTGATTATAGGATTAATCATGCAGATGTATCCGTCCAAACCGTCACCGACTTCCACCAGCATTTCGCAACTGATAATACAGCTTTCATGAATGCTACAGTCAATTACGATAACCTCATTACAGAAATTAACGAGAGTGAATAA
- a CDS encoding M48 family metallopeptidase encodes MPKQSRKEVPVIKLDMTIAGYPIQVTKQANYKNLTLKAVPPHGDLRISAPKYESKAAIVAFVENNVAQIERMQADIKNRYQDQVKRYETGESHYLWGQAYPLLVIEQVGPTSCRLMDNQLVLTVKPGMDQAERAQVMTTYYRQALKDQLAITGPKMMTHMDVWANEFRIKQMKTRWGTCNIQKKRIWINLNLVTAPLICLESVVVHELVHLLETNHTKRFYQLMDQYFPKWQEANAILSKLPSLFH; translated from the coding sequence TTGCCAAAACAATCACGCAAGGAGGTGCCAGTTATTAAACTTGATATGACCATTGCGGGCTATCCCATTCAGGTAACCAAGCAGGCCAACTATAAAAACTTGACCTTAAAAGCCGTCCCGCCTCATGGAGACCTGCGCATTTCAGCACCCAAATACGAAAGTAAAGCCGCTATTGTCGCTTTTGTGGAAAACAACGTAGCCCAAATTGAGCGGATGCAAGCAGATATCAAAAACCGTTACCAAGACCAAGTCAAACGCTATGAAACCGGCGAAAGCCATTATTTATGGGGCCAAGCCTATCCTTTACTAGTCATTGAACAAGTGGGGCCGACGTCTTGCCGATTAATGGATAACCAGCTAGTTTTAACTGTCAAACCAGGTATGGACCAGGCTGAGCGGGCACAAGTCATGACGACCTATTACAGACAAGCGTTGAAAGACCAATTGGCCATTACCGGCCCTAAAATGATGACGCATATGGACGTATGGGCCAATGAATTTCGGATCAAGCAAATGAAAACCAGGTGGGGCACCTGTAATATCCAGAAAAAACGCATCTGGATTAATCTGAACTTGGTCACTGCACCATTAATTTGCCTGGAATCAGTCGTCGTTCATGAATTGGTACATTTACTAGAAACCAACCATACCAAGCGTTTCTACCAGCTAATGGACCAATATTTTCCGAAATGGCAAGAAGCGAATGCAATTTTGTCGAAATTACCTAGTTTATTTCATTAA
- a CDS encoding dicarboxylate/amino acid:cation symporter — protein MVKKGFKIPLALKLVIAIILGIIVGQFGFLPEIFFQVLKTLSGLFSEFLAFIIPLMIVGLIIPGIAELAEGAGKLLGITVAISYGSTIVAGILAYTVASNLFPMFITSDLANTIQESGEGATALFSIGLEPMFSVTTAIIFAFMLGLGISWLRARGRGESLMTVFTDFGKVIDLTLQTVVIPFLPFYIFFNFADMSYSGSVFAVMSVFWRVLVTAIFLHLLYLTFMFAVVGAYAGKNPIQMMKNQIPGWLTAAGTQSSAATIPTNVEIARKNGVSEQIANFVVPLCATIHLAGSMITIISCVTAILMMYSMPISIGTMAGFIMVLGIAMVAAPGAPGGAIMSALPFLPMVGLTEAFNQLAISLYITQDSFGTATNVSGDNAIAVIVDAVYKKDKKAEQAK, from the coding sequence ATGGTAAAGAAGGGGTTTAAAATACCGCTAGCCTTGAAATTAGTAATTGCAATTATATTAGGGATTATTGTCGGCCAATTTGGTTTTCTACCAGAAATTTTCTTTCAAGTATTAAAAACATTATCCGGATTATTCTCCGAGTTCCTGGCCTTCATCATTCCATTGATGATTGTCGGCCTGATTATTCCAGGTATCGCTGAACTAGCAGAAGGTGCGGGTAAACTTTTAGGAATTACCGTAGCCATTTCCTACGGGTCAACAATCGTTGCCGGTATCCTTGCCTATACTGTAGCCAGCAATTTATTCCCAATGTTTATCACCTCTGACTTGGCAAATACCATCCAAGAATCAGGTGAAGGGGCAACCGCCTTATTCTCAATTGGTCTAGAACCCATGTTTTCAGTTACCACAGCCATTATCTTCGCCTTTATGTTAGGCTTAGGGATTTCTTGGCTACGAGCAAGAGGACGCGGAGAATCTTTAATGACAGTATTTACCGACTTTGGTAAGGTTATCGATTTAACCTTACAAACAGTCGTGATTCCATTCCTGCCATTCTATATCTTCTTCAACTTTGCAGATATGTCATATTCAGGTTCAGTATTTGCCGTTATGTCAGTCTTTTGGCGGGTATTAGTCACTGCCATCTTCTTACATTTACTATACCTAACCTTCATGTTTGCCGTGGTTGGTGCTTACGCCGGTAAGAACCCAATTCAAATGATGAAGAATCAAATTCCAGGTTGGTTAACAGCCGCAGGTACCCAATCATCTGCCGCAACCATTCCAACAAACGTTGAAATTGCCCGGAAAAATGGCGTTTCTGAGCAAATCGCTAACTTCGTTGTGCCACTATGCGCCACTATCCATCTAGCTGGTTCAATGATTACCATCATATCTTGTGTGACAGCCATCTTAATGATGTACTCAATGCCAATCTCAATTGGTACAATGGCTGGCTTCATCATGGTATTAGGAATCGCTATGGTCGCTGCACCAGGTGCACCAGGCGGGGCCATCATGTCAGCTTTACCTTTCTTACCAATGGTTGGTCTAACAGAAGCCTTCAACCAATTAGCCATTTCTTTATACATCACCCAAGACTCATTTGGTACCGCAACAAATGTATCAGGTGACAACGCCATCGCCGTCATCGTCGATGCTGTCTACAAAAAAGATAAAAAAGCAGAACAAGCTAAGTAG
- a CDS encoding VOC family protein codes for MTGKNYAAGPKAEQCGCVKDRYGLSWQIVPASIGAWQQNLAQL; via the coding sequence ATTACTGGGAAAAATTATGCCGCTGGTCCTAAAGCTGAGCAGTGTGGTTGTGTAAAAGATAGATATGGTTTATCGTGGCAAATTGTACCGGCAAGTATTGGAGCGTGGCAACAAAATCTGGCACAATTGTAA
- a CDS encoding SRPBCC domain-containing protein translates to MLFGQLIENESSYTLYFERDFYQSKEAVFNALTDPIIFSKWYPFATGEMDGQVGGLIKFDDGEGNLYQGVITKFSLEDGFEFIEDGRDVMRMEISETESGAKLHFNHTFSDLAWVVQTATGWHNCLNVFVQIMNGQPPQWPLPDELVELTQAYETQFKEEKLKEEK, encoded by the coding sequence ATGTTATTTGGGCAATTAATTGAAAACGAAAGTTCGTATACACTATACTTTGAAAGGGACTTTTACCAGTCAAAAGAGGCGGTATTCAACGCATTGACAGATCCGATCATTTTTTCAAAATGGTATCCATTCGCAACAGGGGAAATGGATGGCCAAGTTGGCGGATTGATCAAATTTGACGATGGCGAAGGGAATCTTTACCAAGGTGTGATTACTAAGTTTTCACTTGAAGATGGTTTTGAGTTTATCGAAGATGGTCGCGATGTGATGCGCATGGAAATTTCTGAAACGGAATCTGGTGCTAAATTACATTTTAACCATACATTTTCAGACCTTGCCTGGGTAGTGCAAACAGCTACCGGTTGGCATAATTGCTTAAATGTATTCGTGCAAATCATGAACGGTCAACCACCACAATGGCCATTGCCAGATGAATTGGTTGAGTTAACGCAAGCTTATGAAACACAATTTAAAGAAGAAAAACTTAAAGAAGAAAAATAG